The DNA segment CGACATTGAGGGAGTAGGGAGTGGGAAGTGGGAAGTGGGGAGTGGGGTAAATTTCTATCTCCGCAATCTGATAAAATCGGGTGAAGCTAATTAATTAGGTCAAAAGCTGTGTTAGCAGCGTTACTTTACGGTAAAGAAGATTTACGCTTAGAGCAGGTTGCTGAACCCACTCCGGCTGTTGGTGAAGTCGTGATTCAAGTGGGTGCAGCCACAACTTGTGGCACAGATTTGAAGGTGTGGCGGCGTGGTGGTCATGCGAAAATGCTGAAACTACCGACGCTGTTTGGTCATGAAGCGGCTGGAAAAATTGTGGCTGTGGGTGCTGGGGTGAAAAATTGGCAGGTAGGCGATCGCATTGTCGCAAATAATTCTGCCCCCTGCATGAAATGCTTTTTTTGTCAACGCCAAGAATATTCTTTGTGTCCCAATATTACCTGGAATAATGGCACTTTTGCGGAATATCTGAAGATTCCGGCGGCAATAGTGCAGCATAATATGTTAATGGTTCCGGATGATTTACCGTTGCAATTGGCATCAATGACGGAACCTTTAGCCTGTGTTTTGCATGGTGTGGCTCGTTCTGACATTAAACCTCAAGACAGAGTAGTTGTCTTGGGAGATGGGGCGATTGGCTTGATGTTTGTCGCAGTTTTAGCTGATGTGGCGGAAGTTTTGCTGTGGGGAGGTAATGACCACCGTTTAGAAATTGGTGAAAAACTTGGTGCTGCGAAGACTTTTAATTATCATCAAATCCCAGATATTCCCGGTGTGGTGAAGGAATTAACTCAGGGATGGGGTGCTGATGTGGTGATTGAGGCGACTGGTGTACCTAGTGTTTGGGAAACTGCGATCGCTTGCGCCCGTCCTGGTGCAACTGTTAATCTATTCGGTGGTTGTCCACGGGATACAACGATTACGGTGAATACGGAGCAGTTACATTATAGTGAACTGACTTTGAAAGGTGTGTTTCATAATACACCGCAATATGTGCGGGCAGCGCTGGCGTTGATAGCTAGTGGTAAAATACCTTTTGAGTTATTGATTAGTGAAGAGCGATCGCTTCAGGACTTAGAACAGGTTTTTTGTGATATGAAGGCGCGTAAAGTGATTAAAGTGGCGATGATTCCTTAGTTTCTTGCAGAGTAAAGCAGATGATCTGGGTCTAGCCAAACAATATAAAAAATCTCGTCAATAAAAAACCCATGAACTCTACCATGTTTATTTGAGGACAGGGAAAATTGA comes from the Nodularia sp. NIES-3585 genome and includes:
- a CDS encoding zinc-binding dehydrogenase, translated to MLAALLYGKEDLRLEQVAEPTPAVGEVVIQVGAATTCGTDLKVWRRGGHAKMLKLPTLFGHEAAGKIVAVGAGVKNWQVGDRIVANNSAPCMKCFFCQRQEYSLCPNITWNNGTFAEYLKIPAAIVQHNMLMVPDDLPLQLASMTEPLACVLHGVARSDIKPQDRVVVLGDGAIGLMFVAVLADVAEVLLWGGNDHRLEIGEKLGAAKTFNYHQIPDIPGVVKELTQGWGADVVIEATGVPSVWETAIACARPGATVNLFGGCPRDTTITVNTEQLHYSELTLKGVFHNTPQYVRAALALIASGKIPFELLISEERSLQDLEQVFCDMKARKVIKVAMIP